The following coding sequences lie in one Arachis hypogaea cultivar Tifrunner chromosome 4, arahy.Tifrunner.gnm2.J5K5, whole genome shotgun sequence genomic window:
- the LOC112796201 gene encoding G-type lectin S-receptor-like serine/threonine-protein kinase At4g03230: MDMKLMTTSEDIYVKMAGKDVEAIVQKRLPKFKKKKQKIISAIIWVLSSGILILCLAIIIYRWEIHKKGKIKEEIESDAINSQHDEEDLELPLFGIDTVTSAANNFSTDNLLGRGGFGPVYKLNVKKLEDEISNKDMNLSPILKSIKELEKAAIKINDQKKEIEASKGWKIWKEYQMKVRDVNDRLMMAERAFTDRDGLLGMTWHKHLGSNF, translated from the exons AAGCAATTGTACAAAAAAGATTGCCCAAgttcaagaaaaagaagcaaaagattATCTCTGCTATAATCTGGGTGCTGTCTTCTGGAATTTTGATCTTATGCTTGGCCATCATCATTTATAGATGGGAGATTCATAAAAAAG GAAAGATAAAAGAGGAAATAGAATCAGATGCAATAAATAGTCAGCATGATGAGGAAGATCTAGAATTGCCCTTATTTGGTATAGATACGGTTACTTCTGCAGCAAATAATTTTTCAACTGACAACTTATTAGGAAGAGGTGGTTTTGGACCAGTTTATAAG CTTAATGTGAAGAAATTAGAAGATGAGATTTCAAATAAAGACATGAATTTGTCTCCTATATTGAAGTCAATCAAGGAGCTTGAGAAAGCAGCAATCAAGATAAATGACCAGAAAAAG gAAATAGAAGCAAGTAAAGGTTGGAAAATATGGAAAGAGTACCAAATGAAAGTGAGAGATGTGAATGATAGACTTATGATGGCTGAACGTGCATTCACTGACAGAGATGGTCTCTTAGGAATGACATGGCATAAGCATTTG GGTTCTAACTTCTAA